A genomic region of Camelus ferus isolate YT-003-E chromosome 35, BCGSAC_Cfer_1.0, whole genome shotgun sequence contains the following coding sequences:
- the LOC106730997 gene encoding ankyrin repeat domain-containing protein 26-like: protein MLQAFQAFLVLPSQHQNLSRLQQSLLLQRKKQQSQKRGKENGTRTINSVLKEQADHSKLISTDGAHKSDRGGAASALGLGEEEGVEPSWDSESISEIQLPNYVDQLSGAAHQGEKNTLNGQLENSTEKYPHLKPAVGVKNSVPNKTGEMKNLQRFKSDPSDWDSTSLSPNNAAGQRAQHLKVDKCPLVSQSVTTDQSAPTELRQTAPVDKDQMNIGAVSLSENAALRGLCESQLPENSSSKEADLG from the exons TTCCAGGCTTTTCTCGTCCTGCCTTCCCAGCACCAGAACCTCTCACGTCTTCAGCAGTCCTTGCTGTTACAGAGG aaGAAACAGCAAAGCCAAAAACGGGGAAAAGAGAACGGCACTCGGACTATTAACAGTGTTCTAAAGGAGCAAGCAGATCACAGCAAATTGATTTCTACTGACGGAGCACACAAAAGTGACAGAGGTG GTGCAGCCTCAGCATTAGGATTAGGAGAAGAGGAAGGTGTGGAACCATCCTGGGATTCTGAG aGTATCTCCGAGATTCAACTACCAAACTATGTTGATCAGTTATCTGGAGCTGCacatcaaggagaaaaaaatacattaaatggacAATTAGAAA ATTCCACTGAAAAATATCCTCACTTGAAG CCTGCAGTTGGAGTGAAAAATTCTGTTCCTaataaaacaggagaaatgaagaatttaCAAAGATTCAAATCAG atCCTTCAGACTGGGATTCTACTAGTTTGAGCCCCAATAATGCAGCTGGTCAAAGAGCCCAGCATTTGAAAGTCGATAAATGTCCGCTGGTATCACAATCAGTGACCACAGACCAGTCAGCACCCACAGAACTGAGGCAGACGGCCCCAGTAGATAAAGACCAGATGAATATTGGAGCTGTGTCTCTGTCAGAAAATGCAGCGCTCCGTGGCCTGTGTGAGTCACAGCTGCCAgagaacagcagcagcaaagaaG CAGACCTAGGCTAA